In a single window of the Elaeis guineensis isolate ETL-2024a chromosome 6, EG11, whole genome shotgun sequence genome:
- the LOC105046612 gene encoding LOW QUALITY PROTEIN: protein NETWORKED 1B-like (The sequence of the model RefSeq protein was modified relative to this genomic sequence to represent the inferred CDS: inserted 4 bases in 4 codons), translating into MEKLTRDESRRLYSWWWASHISPKNSKWLQENLAEMDYKIKEMIKLVDEDADTFAKRAEMFYKKRPELMKLVEEFYRMYRALAERHDHATRALHQAHQTIAEAFPNQIPLVLTDEPPSGSSDKEEDPCTFEMPPPIDELFDDFQKDALSGSLHLNEMLAAGEETTNPNTTEERTRXGLDVQEEQREGSEYKLLENKISRLLMESQELESQIISESVHASRAETEVQSLKDILSEVKSEKEAATLQCQQSVGRIASLEMEISSFQEYIRKLNNEVLIGAKNLNVAQEKCLLLEQANQSLELELKQIIKKHEDENVTHLQNLKQMEELLEKNALLENSRSNANFELERLREKIKTLEDSCGCFCGKISILPSENAVLVSQVEPTPQNMEKHLEKNALENSLSDVNIELEDLRGKLEGLEKHCHSLHDQNSELLAEKISLVAQVDFSRTISESLENLESKYAELVNKYLNLESEKDLTLHQLMELEEVLKLEKEAHQAAIQSRKSQLNTLENEIFSLQEENQYREEELEVEQYKLLSAQIQIFILERCLCDMKETNMVLSAVHQKHEETSRDAEDSISQHEQDSLIQEKNVRSSSVSYEKLREGVHLILKTLIAEEYGALDGVEDEVLLQIILHEVRCLLKSLSEAKDEKQHLLNEKSEIHGLLEQFRHHVADLQSEKKVLKKESKMKTEELSVLHGKRHELFKMSEKLGQDIQASSLRQEELKAEMKNLYGQLSDLLEARCLLRREIGRLLKENCSLSKTLDDMRVKQNTLEEENSIIFEEAMALEYLCLIFRSFSAENALKLQLLKNDMDYLRGARNELSKVNRLMVVKSGALELENTHLKDSVVNLEDCRRHLAILENDLRACRSVCEQLNQRIDSGRDLLIKKDMELLQANQKIQQAEYVTTELSRSIEGLKSHIDEGKLAREELEKKISTLIEDYTHKKXEHACLHQVNEILKGELDKLQKEVGELRRREEHLTSKLQSGRDEVKCCEEEIASLLAEIQSTKIXAAIFEERLLELIAACHNLEISAMVQRKVLKEEITLRNMYVNELKEKLEALERENGELKTHLSAYVTLVMSLRGDVALLEEYILMLPNHISAEKKEIQEVPLVPLQGMKSSQEPIKDDNGIDLMGIQKLQQLHAKVEALRKVVMDTGNLLRKERFDSDANLEAAMKEIECLKSGGTSDDRITKXKHEQNVKDIQLDLVSHSSQYGIGNSVGSYVQRKTGIFKTNVEGFELRGTAEGDHSKQIEMTPLGTTEHYLESHQIKAIKEEKGKQPVCELLDEKELDVDKLELPKKVLMESHKDWNRRVIERLSSDAHRLLVLQASVHGLKANMEKSEEFNIPKDFEFDTVKAQLRETTEIISQLIGTNSKLTKEAEGLTVSADNLLEENVETWSTRQRIISEQARRVSERIGRLEVELQKINYILLKLGEGHVSKRTPKISLREYLYGRRNSRQHKQAPTCVFLRFKAKK; encoded by the exons ATGGAGAAGTTGACGCGTGATGAATCCAGACGCTTGTATTCATGGTGGTGGGCGAGTCATATCAGCCCAAAGAATTCTAAATGGCTTCAGGAAAACCTTGCAG AAATGGACTACAAGATCAAAGAAATGATCAAGCTTGTAGATGAAGATGCTGATACCTTTGCAAAAAGAGCAGAAATGTTCTATAAGAAACGCCCTGAGCTTATGAAATTGGTGGAGGAATTCTACCGAATGTACCGTGCTTTAGCAGAAAGACATGATCATGCCACTAGAGCACTTCACCAGGCTCATCAAACAATCGCAGAAGCATTTCCCAACCAAATCCCATTAGTGTTAACTGATGAGCCTCCATCTGGATCTTCTGACAAAGAGGAGGATCCTTGTACTTTTGAGATGCCTCCACCCATTGATGAACTGTTTGATGACTTTCAGAAGGATGCTTTGAGCGGGTCGTTGCATTTGAATGAGATGCTTGCAGCTGGGGAGGAGACTACCAATCCAAATACCACTGAAGAGAGGACAA CAGGCTTGGATGTCCAAGAGGAACAAAGAGAAGGTTCAGAGTATAAGCTACTGGAAAATAAAATTTCGCGATTGCTGATGGAAAGCCAGGAGCTCGAGAGCCAAATTATTTCAGAGTCAGTCCATGCTAGCAGAGCCGAAACTGAAGTGCAAAGCCTAAAAGACATCCTATCTGAAGTAAAATCTGAGAAGGAAGCTGCCACTCTTCAATGCCAGCAATCCGTGGGAAGGATCGCTAGCCTGGAGATGGAAATCTCCAGCTTCCAAGAATATATAAGAAAGCTTAACAATGAGGTGTTAATTGGAGCTAAGAATCTGAATGTTGCACAAGAGAAATGTCTTCTGCTGGAGCAAGCAAATCAATCTCTAGAGTTGGAGCTAAAGCAGATCATTAAGAAACATGAAGATGAAAATGTTACACATTTGCAGAACCTGAAACAAATGGAGGAGCTGTTAGAGAAGAATGCACTGTTGGAAAACTCTCGTTCAAATGCAAATTTTGAGCTAGAGAGATTAAGAGAGAAGATAAAGACATTAGAAGATTCCTGTGGTTGTTTCTGTGGCAAGATTTCCATCCTTCCATCAGAAAATGCTGTTCTGGTCTCCCAGGTGGAGCCTACTCCACAGAATATGGAGAAGCATTTGGAGAAAAATGCATTGGAGAACTCCCTGTCTGATGTGAACATCGAACTTGAAGATTTGAGAGGAAAGTTGGAAGGCCTTGAGAAACACTGTCATTCTCTTCATGATCAAAATTCTGAACTTCTTGCTGAAAAGATTTCTCTTGTCGCTCAGGTAGATTTTTCAAGAACC ATTAGCGAGAGTCTGGAAAACTTGGAAAGTAAGTATGCAGAATTGGTAAACAAATACTTAAATTTAGAGAGCGAGAAAGATTTGACACTTCATCAACTCATGGAGCTAGAGGAGGTATTGAAACTAGAAAAGGAAGCACATCAAGCTGCTATCCAGTCCCGCAAGAGTCAGCTGAATACTTTAGAAAACGAGATCTTTTCCCtacaagaagaaaatcaatatagAGAGGAGGAGCTTGAAGTGGAACAATATAAACTTTTAAGTGcccagattcagatttttatcttGGAGAGATGCCTGTGTGATATGAAAGAAACAAATATGGTTCTTTCAGCAGTTCATCAAAAACATGAAGAGACATCAAGGGATGCAGAAGATTCAATTTCACAACATGAGCAGGACAGCCTCATCCAAGAGAAAAATGTAAGATCTTCTTCGGTAAGTTATGAGAAGCTGAGGGAGGGTGTTCATCTGATATTGAAAACACTAATAGCCGAAGAGTATGGGGCTCTAGATGGTGTCGAAGATGAAGTGCTTTTGCAGATTATTCTGCATGAAGTTAGATGTTTGTTGAAGTCACTTTCAGAGGCCAAGGATGAAAAGCAGCATCTGCTTAATGAGAAATCTGAAATCCATGGCCTTCTGGAGCAGTTTCGACATCATGTAGCAGATTTGCAATCAGAAAAGAAGGTTCTCAAGAAAGAATCTAAAATGAAGACTGAGGAACTTTCAGTGCTGCATGGCAAAAGGCACGAACTCTTTAAGATGAGTGAAAAGTTGGGGCAGGATATACAAGCGAGTAGTCTAAGACAAGAAGAACTCAAGGCTGAAATGAAGAATCTTTATGGACAGCTATCAGATTTATTGGAGGCTCGTTGCTTATTGCGAAGAGAGATTGGTAGGCTGCTAAAAGAAAATTGCTCTTTGTCGAAGACACTTGATGATATGAGGGTGAAACAAAACACATTGGAAGAGGAAAACAGCATTATCTTTGAAGAGGCCATGGCTCTAGAATATCTTTGTCTGATCTTCAGAAGTTTCAGTGCTGAGAATGCATTAAAGCTACAATTGTTAAAAAACGATATGGACTATCTTCGTGGAGCTagaaatgagctatccaaggtgaACAGACTAATGGTTGTAAAATCAGGAGCATTAGAACTTGAAAACACACATCTTAAGGACTCGGTTGTTAATCTGGAAGACTGCAGAAGGCATTTGGCAATACTTGAGAATGATCTTAGGGCATGCAGAAGTGTCTGTGAACAACTGAACCAACGAATTGATTCAGGAAGGGACCTTTTAATAAAGAAAGACATGGAGCTGTTACAAGCAAATCAAAAGATCCAACAAGCAGAATATGTGACAACAGAATTATCTCGAAGTATCGAGGGCCTTAAGTCGCACATTGATGAGGGTAAGTTGGCAAgagaagagttagagaagaagatTTCCACATTGATAGAAGATTATACCCATAAGA TTGAGCATGCCTGTCTTCATCAAGTAAATGAAAtcttgaaaggagaacttgataaATTGCAGAAAGAGGTTGGAGAGCTTAGAAGAAGAGAAGAACATTTGACTTCTAAACTGCAGAGTGGAAGAGATGAGGTCAAGTGCTGCGAGGAAGAAATTGCATCATTATTAGCTGAAATTCAATCTACCAAGA ATGCAGCAATCTTTGAAGAAAGGTTACTTGAACTAATAGCAGCATGTCATAACCTTGAGATAAGTGCCATGGTACAAAGGAAAGTGCTAAAGGAGGAAATCACTCTAAGAAATATGTATGTGAATGAATTAAAGGAAAAACTGGAGGCTCTGGAAAGAGAAAATGGAGAACTTAAGACACACTTGAGTGCATATGTTACCCTTGTCATGTCTCTGCGGGGTGATGTTGCCTTGCTGGAAGAATACATCCTTATGCTGCCCAATCATATTTCagcagaaaagaaagaaatacag GAAGTTCCATTGGTGCCTCTCCAGGGTATGAAGAGCAGTCAAGAGCCTATCAAAGATGACAATGGCATAGATCTGATGGGAATTCAGAAGTTGCAACAATTGCATGCCAAGGTTGAAGCACTTCGGAAGGTCGTCATGGACACTGGAAATCTTTTAAGGAAAGAAAGGTTTGATTCAGATGCTAATCTGGAGGCtgcaatgaaagaaattgaatgcTTAAAATCAGGGGGAACCTCAGATGATCGAATCACCA TAAAGCATGAGCAAAACGTGAAGGATATACAACTTGATCTTGTTTCACATTCCTCACAATATGGAATTGGAAATAGTGTTGGTTCATATGTACAAAGAAAGACAGGAATTTTTAAAACTAATGTTGAGGGGTTTGAATTAAGGGGAACAGCTGAAGGGGACCACAGCAAGCAGATAGAGATGACTCCATTGGGAACTACAGAGCATTATTTAGAGTCTCACCAGATCAAAGCAATCAAGGAAGAAAAAGGTAAGCAACCTGTTTGCGAACTGCTGGATGAAAAAGAGTTGGATGTCGACAAGCTGGAACTGCCAAAAAAAGTTTTAATGGAATCTCATAAAGACTGGAACAGAAGGGTGATTGAAAGGCTTTCTTCTGATGCTCATAGGCTATTGGTCCTACAAGCAAGTGTACATGGACTAAAAGCAAATATGGAAAAATCTGAAGAGTTTAATATACCTAAAGATTTTGAATTTGATACAGTCAAAGCACAGTTGAGAGAGACTACGGAAATCATCTCGCAGTTGATTGGTACCAACAGCAAGTTGACAAAGGAGGCTGAAGGCTTAACTGTGTCCGCTGACAATCTGCTTGAGGAAAATGTAGAAACATGGAGCACAAGACAAAGGATAATCTCAGAACAGGCACGAAGGGTGTCAGAAAGGATTGGAAGGCTGGAAGTGGAGCTGCAAAAAATCAATTACATCTTGCTGAAACTTGGGGAAGGACATGTAAGTAAGAGAACACCAAAAATCTCTTTGCGAGAATATCTTTATGGAAGGAGAAACAGCCGTCAACATAAGCAAGCCCCTACTTGTGTTTTCCTCAGGTTTAAAGCAAAAAAATGA
- the LOC105036758 gene encoding uncharacterized protein isoform X2, protein MAEKGAAASGGGGAALKDQGNEFFKAGNHLKAAALYTQAIKLEPNNPTLYSNRAAAFLHLVKLSKALADAEMTITLKPQWEKGYFRKGCILEAMERYDDSAKFGAEELWQDIFSFLVDIMESAIKAWHETGKVDPRVNFLLDKLKTQTDKYAPVVNIDKAFESPDTHSSCFTFLRQYAEESFARASCLIAPKDIISYPQVWKGQGSRKWKLGHSDGFFVQFESPVLRKLWFIPSSTEKGRTLCRNPEDLDISAHEVLPRLFKEPGSNVR, encoded by the exons ATGGCCGAAAAAGGCGCCGCGGCGAGCGGAGGCGGAGGAGCGGCACTAAAGGACCAGGGCAACGAGTTCTTCAAGGCCGGGAACCATCTGAAGGCCGCCGCCCTCTACACCCAGGCCATCAAGTTGGAGCCCAACAACCCCACCCTCTATAG CAACCGTGCTGCAGCATTTCTGCACTTGGTCAAGCTCAGCAAAGCACTTGCTGATGCTGAGATGACAATCACACTAAAACCCCAGTGGGAGAAG GGTTATTTCAGGAAAGGATGCATTTTGGAAGCAATGGAGCGCTATGATGAT TCTGCAAAATTTGGAGCTGAAGAACTGTGGCAAGATATCTTCTCTTTTCTTGTTGATATAATGGAGTCAGCTATTAAAGCTTGGCATGAGACTGGGAAAGTGGATCCGAGGGTGAATTTCCTTCTTGACAAGCTGAAGACACAGACCGATAAATATGCTCCAGTAGTCAACATTGATAAG GCATTTGAATCTCCTGACACCCACAGCAGCTGTTTTACATTTTTAAGGCAGTATGCAGAGGAGTCTTTTGCTAGGGCATCTTGCTTGATAGCACCCAAGGACATTATATCTTATCCACAG GTTTGGAAAGGGCAAGGATCAAGAAAGTGGAAGCTGGGGCACAGTGATGGCTTTTTTGTGCAATTCGAGTCTCCTGTATTACGTAAACTATGGTTTATTCCTAGTTCGACTGAAAAGGGCCGGACATTGTGCAG GAACCCTGAGGATTTGGATATCAGTGCCCATGAAGTGCTTCCTCGTCTGTTTAAGGAGCCAGGTTCAAATGTCAGATAG
- the LOC105036758 gene encoding U-box domain-containing protein 70 isoform X1, translating into MAEKGAAASGGGGAALKDQGNEFFKAGNHLKAAALYTQAIKLEPNNPTLYSNRAAAFLHLVKLSKALADAEMTITLKPQWEKGYFRKGCILEAMERYDDAVAAFQVASQYNPQSVEISKKIKRLTQLAREKKRAEEVENIRSNINMGKFLEPLKPEFSAKFGAEELWQDIFSFLVDIMESAIKAWHETGKVDPRVNFLLDKLKTQTDKYAPVVNIDKAFESPDTHSSCFTFLRQYAEESFARASCLIAPKDIISYPQVWKGQGSRKWKLGHSDGFFVQFESPVLRKLWFIPSSTEKGRTLCRNPEDLDISAHEVLPRLFKEPGSNVR; encoded by the exons ATGGCCGAAAAAGGCGCCGCGGCGAGCGGAGGCGGAGGAGCGGCACTAAAGGACCAGGGCAACGAGTTCTTCAAGGCCGGGAACCATCTGAAGGCCGCCGCCCTCTACACCCAGGCCATCAAGTTGGAGCCCAACAACCCCACCCTCTATAG CAACCGTGCTGCAGCATTTCTGCACTTGGTCAAGCTCAGCAAAGCACTTGCTGATGCTGAGATGACAATCACACTAAAACCCCAGTGGGAGAAG GGTTATTTCAGGAAAGGATGCATTTTGGAAGCAATGGAGCGCTATGATGAT GCTGTAGCTGCATTCCAAGTAGCTTCGCAGTACAACCCACAGAGTGtagaaatatccaaaaaaattaagaggCTCACACAATTAGCCAGAGAAAAGAAGAGGGCTGAAGAAGTAGAAAATATCCGATCTAACATCAACATGGGAAAATTTTTGGAGCCCTTGAAACCTGAATTT TCTGCAAAATTTGGAGCTGAAGAACTGTGGCAAGATATCTTCTCTTTTCTTGTTGATATAATGGAGTCAGCTATTAAAGCTTGGCATGAGACTGGGAAAGTGGATCCGAGGGTGAATTTCCTTCTTGACAAGCTGAAGACACAGACCGATAAATATGCTCCAGTAGTCAACATTGATAAG GCATTTGAATCTCCTGACACCCACAGCAGCTGTTTTACATTTTTAAGGCAGTATGCAGAGGAGTCTTTTGCTAGGGCATCTTGCTTGATAGCACCCAAGGACATTATATCTTATCCACAG GTTTGGAAAGGGCAAGGATCAAGAAAGTGGAAGCTGGGGCACAGTGATGGCTTTTTTGTGCAATTCGAGTCTCCTGTATTACGTAAACTATGGTTTATTCCTAGTTCGACTGAAAAGGGCCGGACATTGTGCAG GAACCCTGAGGATTTGGATATCAGTGCCCATGAAGTGCTTCCTCGTCTGTTTAAGGAGCCAGGTTCAAATGTCAGATAG